In Palaemon carinicauda isolate YSFRI2023 chromosome 28, ASM3689809v2, whole genome shotgun sequence, a single genomic region encodes these proteins:
- the LOC137622081 gene encoding lactosylceramide 4-alpha-galactosyltransferase-like has translation MGNKRNSIRDFSRIWKVKRFFAVLVFLGVTYSFASHGFYVAERQHQRLLRRSIAIQEVQSHQRSLGVNETFLNAADYAMKGLVSGNRNGSVFCSHKSASGDSSLLRLSDFFRNETEWKKEGAFNIFLIETSCNSKPKYRSWCSAESMAQQNPKAIVWYIFTSPEVDLSDGLVEQLLQKYKNLRLATVHLDDVFEGTPLEELYRTSAWHSNGTLWPAANLSNMMRIAMVWQAGGFYSDSDVICISPVTELKNVIGLASFNLVNGANFHFDRHHPMVKKFMLYLNEHFNPFVWGKNGPQTVSAVLRSVCNENILYQGLVCDNTKILSHTAFNPIQPHQRSMLFLATAVQDLRKRFQGSYAIHFWNRETRIYPVVKESGTIYDLASKNFCPFSRELATKKSRIY, from the exons ATGGGCAACAAGAGGAACTCAATCAGGGACTTCTCTCGAATATGGAAAGTCAAGCGATTTTTCGCTGTTTTGGTGTTCCTTGGAGTCACGTATAGTTTCGCTTCCCAtg GCTTCTACGTGGCAGAGAGGCAGCATCAAAGGCTGCTACGAAGGTCCATAGCAATACAGGAAGTCCAAAGCCATCAGAGATCATTAGGAGTTAATGAGACGTTTTTGAATGCTGCAGACTATGCCATGAAGGGTCTGGTAAGTGGGAACCGTAACGGCAGCGTCTTTTGCTCCCACAAAAGCGCGAGTGGTGATTCTTCTCTGCTCAGGCTGAGTGATTTCTTCAG AAATGAGACTGAATGGAAGAAGGAAGGGGCTTTTAATATCTTCCTGATAGAAACATCATGCAACTCTAAACCCAAATATCGGTCGTGGTGTAGTGCGGAGAG CATGGCTCAACAGAATCCCAAAGCAATAGTATGGTACATATTCACATCGCCGGAGGTCGACCTTAGCGATGGACTGGTGGAACAACTCCTCCAGAAGTATAAGAACTTGAGACTTGCCACAGTGCACTTGGATGACGTTTTCGAAGGAACCCCTTTAGAGGAGCTATACAGGACGAGCGCCTGGCACTCAAATGGCA CACTATGGCCAGCAGCTAATTTGAGCAACATGATGCGAATAGCTATGGTTTGGCAAGCAGGCGGATTCTACAGCGATTCGGACGTCATTTGCATATCCCCTGTGACTGAACTGAAGAACGTTATCGGACTGGCTTCGTTCAATCTAGTCAACGGGGCAAACTTTCACTTTGACCGGCACCATCCAATGGTGAAGAAATTCATGCTCTATCTGAATGAGCATTTCAAC CCATTTGTTTGGGGTAAGAACGGCCCTCAGACAGTCTCGGCCGTCTTGAGATCCGTCTGCAATGAAAACATACTTTACCAAGGCCTAGTGTGCGATAACACTAAGATCCTATCCCATACAGCTTTCAACCCGATCCAGCCTCATCAGAGAAGCATGTTATTCCTAGCGACAGCAGTCCAAGACCTACGTAAG AGATTTCAAGGTTCCTACGCGATTCACTTCTGGAACAGAGAGACTCGCATCTACCCTGTGGTCAAGGAATCAGGTACAATATATGACCTAGCTTCGAAGAACTTTTGTCCTTTCAGTAGAGAGTTAGCAACCAAGAAATCAAGAATTTACTGA